One Calditrichota bacterium genomic window, TTGACATGCCGATAGCTATTCGTGACCGATACCAATATTTCACGGAAGCAAATATGTCTAAATTGAAAGATGCAGGATTTAATAAATCTGCCACAAATTTAGAAGACGGCATCACGGATTATGTACAAAACTATTTGATGCGCGACTATTCATGTTATTAATTAAAATCAGAGTATAGAAAAAAAAAACCGAAGCTGATTGACAACTCCGGGTTAATTATAAAAATACTGTTTTAAAAAAACTACACTCCAAAACGGTCATAATTCTTTTTAATAAACTCTTCCTGGTCATCAGAAACTTCATCTTCAGGGAAAATTGCTTCAACCGGGCATTCTGGCTCACAGGCACCGCAATCAATACACTCATCAGGATGGATGTACAACATTTCATTTGCTGTGCGCATGGCAGCTTTGCCATCTTCTGTTTCAAATTCGTGTC contains:
- a CDS encoding ferredoxin family protein; the encoded protein is MTYIVTEPCVGVCDTACVEVCPVDCFYPAEGHEFETEDGKAAMRTANEMLYIHPDECIDCGACEPECPVEAIFPEDEVSDDQEEFIKKNYDRFGV